A genomic stretch from Methanocaldococcus sp. includes:
- the cbiQ gene encoding cobalt ECF transporter T component CbiQ — protein MKHNIVDYIAINNKLRYVNPKLKFIFAISMLIISLISKSIIVPLLIFFIVSFILLFIAKVPKRVYGVFIGIPLSFGILNLVLFAFLFGKVVWFYINIFGFKIPVYIDGFDLGFLLFGRMLGGVSSMLFLALTTPMPELFYILRELKLPEEFVDMAMLIYRYIFVLYEEYERMKFAQESRLGEANLKSTYKSLGALAAHLFIRAWEKGEQLNISMLSRCYDGKLKLLGGIKNPPIPYILAIAIFDIFLIGISLLTQNFKVSSLILHYL, from the coding sequence ATGAAGCATAATATTGTAGATTATATCGCTATAAACAATAAGTTAAGGTATGTTAATCCAAAGTTAAAGTTTATTTTTGCAATCTCAATGCTAATAATTTCTTTAATATCAAAGTCAATTATAGTTCCACTGTTAATATTTTTTATCGTTTCATTTATTCTACTGTTTATAGCCAAAGTCCCAAAGAGAGTTTATGGAGTCTTTATAGGAATTCCACTAAGTTTTGGAATATTAAATTTAGTATTATTTGCATTTCTTTTTGGAAAAGTTGTGTGGTTCTATATAAATATATTTGGTTTTAAAATTCCAGTGTATATTGATGGATTTGACTTAGGTTTTTTACTATTTGGAAGAATGCTCGGTGGAGTTAGTAGTATGCTATTCTTAGCCCTAACAACTCCAATGCCAGAATTATTTTACATATTGAGAGAGTTAAAATTACCAGAAGAATTTGTAGATATGGCTATGTTAATATATAGATATATATTTGTTCTTTATGAAGAATATGAAAGAATGAAGTTTGCACAGGAGTCAAGGTTGGGAGAGGCTAATTTAAAATCTACATATAAATCTTTGGGTGCATTAGCGGCACATTTATTTATTAGAGCGTGGGAAAAAGGAGAGCAGTTAAATATATCAATGCTTTCAAGATGCTACGATGGAAAGTTAAAATTATTAGGGGGAATTAAAAATCCACCTATTCCATATATTTTAGCAATTGCTATTTTTGACATTTTCCTTATAGGAATCTCCTTATTAACTCAAAACTTTAAAGTTAGCAGTTTAATTTTGCATTATCTTTAA
- the cbiM gene encoding cobalt ECF transporter S component CbiM, with amino-acid sequence MHIMEGYLPPMWCAFWYILSGIVIAYGIIQLRKLLNEHPDAKPLVAISGAYMFVLSSLKMPSVTGSCSHPCGNALSAVLFGVPITAVLGAIVLLFQALFLAHGGITTLGANDFSMGIVGPAAAIIAYKICMRLGLNSNIAIFFAAVFGDWFTYITTAIQLALAFPIPSFTAAFTKFIVIYAYTQVPLAIAEGFLIVIIWDYIKKLRPDILKKLNVVPEKELEPYLNVKSTVSGGE; translated from the coding sequence ATGCACATAATGGAAGGTTACTTACCACCTATGTGGTGTGCCTTTTGGTATATATTGTCAGGTATAGTAATAGCCTACGGGATAATCCAATTGAGAAAGTTATTAAATGAACATCCAGATGCTAAACCTTTAGTAGCTATTTCAGGAGCATACATGTTCGTATTGAGTTCTTTAAAAATGCCTTCAGTTACAGGTAGTTGTTCCCACCCATGTGGTAACGCTTTGAGTGCAGTGTTGTTTGGAGTTCCAATAACTGCAGTTTTAGGGGCAATTGTTCTACTGTTCCAAGCATTGTTTTTAGCTCATGGAGGAATTACAACATTAGGGGCTAATGACTTCTCAATGGGTATTGTTGGTCCAGCAGCAGCAATTATAGCATACAAAATTTGTATGAGATTAGGACTAAATTCAAATATTGCAATATTCTTTGCCGCAGTATTTGGAGATTGGTTCACTTACATAACTACAGCAATACAATTAGCGTTGGCATTCCCAATTCCTTCATTCACTGCGGCATTTACCAAGTTTATAGTAATCTATGCATATACACAAGTTCCATTGGCTATTGCTGAAGGGTTCTTAATTGTAATAATCTGGGACTACATTAAGAAGTTAAGACCAGACATTCTCAAAAAATTAAATGTAGTTCCAGAAAAAGAATTAGAGCCATACTTAAATGTTAAATCTACTGTTAGTGGAGGTGAATAA
- a CDS encoding energy-coupling factor ABC transporter substrate-binding protein, whose protein sequence is METKHIICLLAVCLIVVIPLIMYAGKTEEQGYFEGSDDVGTEAIESTGYHPWFHPIWEPPSGEIESLLFALQAAIGAIIIGYYVGYFKAKRELAQ, encoded by the coding sequence TTGGAAACCAAACACATTATTTGTTTATTGGCAGTTTGTTTAATTGTAGTAATTCCTTTAATAATGTATGCTGGAAAAACTGAAGAACAGGGATACTTTGAAGGTTCTGACGATGTAGGGACTGAGGCTATAGAATCTACTGGTTATCATCCATGGTTCCATCCAATTTGGGAGCCACCAAGTGGAGAGATAGAGAGTTTATTATTCGCTTTGCAGGCGGCAATTGGGGCTATAATCATCGGCTACTATGTAGGATACTTCAAAGCAAAAAGAGAATTAGCTCAATAA